The DNA region GTTGGGCTAAAACAGCACCCAACCCAAGATTCTGCTTTGCATGTATATTTTCGTTTCTCACAATGCGTAACTAGTTTCTTATAGGCCGTAACATTGTCATCTTCATTACAATGGACAGTTAAGCCAGTTTTTTCCTCTAACAAAGGAAGAGAGATATCATGGTGACGATGATCTATATTAAATTGCGCAATCATCTTTGTAATAGCTTCATTGAGTAGATTAATGCTATCACCATTCATTGATAGAAGATGTAACCCTAGCTTCTGAAGACAATAATCTGCCGAAAACTCAATGCCATCGATTATACTCCCAACATAAGACTTTCTATGAGCTGTGAGGAAACCTTCGGGTGTCTTTTCACCATCATGACCATCCCTTCTGGTTAACATGGCTAATTCCAGATCTGTGGAGATATCATCGTCAAGCATAACTAGTGTCGGTTCTTCCTCAAAATATAAGTTTTGCTTGATGTAAGTTGAGAGAATGACTAGTTCATGATTAGAAAGAAGTGAATCACCATAGTCACTCCGTTTGATTAGGTAGTCGAGAACCCAGAGGGGAGATGGCAACATTTCCGTAATCATATCAATCAAAAACACATCCATTACATAAGGGTGTTTTATTACATTGGTTGTTTGATGTTTTAGAAAGTGTCGCGCTTGGGCAGCAAGAGCTGGAAAGTGGTCTGATACAATACAAACAGGAAATATCGTCTTGAAATCAGATTGAATTTTAACCTGCTTGCCAGATTCGTCTTTGAAAATGTATCCTTCTTTTTGCAACAGTTGGCTACATAAGTCAGCTTGGTCGTAGGCGTCTTGAATTGCTTTTTTAAAATCGTCTTCAAGCTGTTTACCGTTACCTTTACGAGCTTCAATAGTGAGCTTCTTAGACTTAGCTTGCACTACTATAGCGAAACGACCAAATGTGACCAAAACATCAATTTCGCCAGCTTTGCCTTTACCATCGAATATATCGATATTGGTTAGAACGTTCTCTTCGCCAAATATGAGTGCAAGGCGTTCAGCGGTAAAATCCTCAGTAAATGCACCTCTGTGTTTACTTGCGATAGATTTATAAGTTTTATCTTCGTTAAACCAAAAGAATGGACTTTCATAAAGAGCTTCCCATAAGCTGTAGGCTTGAAAGTTTACAAAAGTATCGTCATTAATTTTTATTATAGGAAACGCATTTTTGTGATTGAAGTCGTCCACAGATTTAAAGCAATTCATTCCTTCTTCGGGCTGGGCAGATAGAGCTGCGATCACAGCCTCAACAACCTCTTCATCTAAACCACTTAGTGTTACGACTTCATAGATAGTAAAAATGAACATAGGTAGATGGTATTGTAATGGCCAGCTTTTTCCTGAAGATACTGATTGATTGGCTTTTTCTAGTTGAATTTGTTCTATAGCTGAAATAACATCAACTGCTTGAGAAATTTTAAAGCCTTTGTTTTCTTCAACCCAATTCTCATCAAGAGAATAGCGACGCTTGGCTAAATCTCTATATTGATGTTTAAAAACCCCATCCCCTCCGTAAAAAATAGCTTCCCGCATAAAATGATTTTTATCACCACTTGGGGTTAGTTCTCGCATGAACTTACCAAAATTAGGGGCATCATCACCATCTTTAGAATCAAATTTTTCAGACAAGGCTGCAATATTTAGTGGTGGGTAAAAGCTTCGATGTAGTTCATTAAGAAGTTGCCAGACATGTTCAGCTCTTTCTTTTAATTCATCTAAGCTCAATTGTTTATCGTTGAATCCGCTTTTACACGCTAGACCAATGAGTGTAGAAAGCTCGGTTCTGGATAAGCGAGTCCTATCAAACGCCTGTGAGAAAGCTTCTCCATCCAACTTTTCACCAGAAAAGTGAATGAAAGTGTCTTTCCAACAGAAAAAAGCTATTACTTCCCAAAAACCTTCTTGGGCGCCAAGCTTCTCTAGTTCATCAAAAATCTCTTGTTCACTTCTCATAGTGTTCCGTAATGTGCATGGTTACTTATACTCAATTTAACACATACTAATTAGAAGTTAGCCTTACTTTTCTATTAATTATTATTAATCCATAGCAACGATATTACAGCAATAATTCAAACACGTTTTTGTTCAAAAACTTCCCAGCGGATAATTCGTAACTCAGAAATGCCCCATTATGAGTTAACACA from Vibrio rarus includes:
- a CDS encoding NERD domain-containing protein, with the translated sequence MRSEQEIFDELEKLGAQEGFWEVIAFFCWKDTFIHFSGEKLDGEAFSQAFDRTRLSRTELSTLIGLACKSGFNDKQLSLDELKERAEHVWQLLNELHRSFYPPLNIAALSEKFDSKDGDDAPNFGKFMRELTPSGDKNHFMREAIFYGGDGVFKHQYRDLAKRRYSLDENWVEENKGFKISQAVDVISAIEQIQLEKANQSVSSGKSWPLQYHLPMFIFTIYEVVTLSGLDEEVVEAVIAALSAQPEEGMNCFKSVDDFNHKNAFPIIKINDDTFVNFQAYSLWEALYESPFFWFNEDKTYKSIASKHRGAFTEDFTAERLALIFGEENVLTNIDIFDGKGKAGEIDVLVTFGRFAIVVQAKSKKLTIEARKGNGKQLEDDFKKAIQDAYDQADLCSQLLQKEGYIFKDESGKQVKIQSDFKTIFPVCIVSDHFPALAAQARHFLKHQTTNVIKHPYVMDVFLIDMITEMLPSPLWVLDYLIKRSDYGDSLLSNHELVILSTYIKQNLYFEEEPTLVMLDDDISTDLELAMLTRRDGHDGEKTPEGFLTAHRKSYVGSIIDGIEFSADYCLQKLGLHLLSMNGDSINLLNEAITKMIAQFNIDHRHHDISLPLLEEKTGLTVHCNEDDNVTAYKKLVTHCEKRKYTCKAESWVGCCFSPTKDKFRFASYHESEWSQSVEMERIVADLRPISPEHHIKDVRKLSFGGQPQIKRGKVGRNAPCLCGSGKKSKRCCAP